A genomic stretch from Telmatocola sphagniphila includes:
- a CDS encoding 2-isopropylmalate synthase: MVPPTDPNRVLIFDTTLRDGEQSPGCSMNLSEKLEMAHALQELGVDVIEAGFPIASPGDFESVQAIAREVRGPIIAGLARCNKADIEKAAAAIKDAEKPRIHLFLATSAIHREFKLRMSREEIVKRTIESVKMAREYCEDIEFSPEDASRTELEFLAEVCERALECGATTLNIPDTVGYSVPSHYADIMRYLKKNVRGIEKAILSVHCHNDLGLAVANSLAALMEGARQVECTINGIGERAGNCALEEVVMALQTRKDFFNLQTGINTRLLFPTSRKLTTTTGMMVQRNKAIVGQNAFAHEAGIHQDGMLKERSTYEIMRPEDVGISKTELVLGKHSGRHALKDRIQELGYHLDDTQLQKVFDAFKILADRKKTIYDADIEALCENLLHTGHHTVWTLEAFTCNAGTGTLPSAAIALWHSDGEIVREAACGDGPVDAVFTAIDRITKIEVEFLDYRVRSLTMGGDALGEATVEVSYEGKKLSGRAVSTDIVEASALAYLQILNRIASRQVNPRLKPTESHIA, encoded by the coding sequence ATGGTCCCCCCGACCGATCCCAACCGGGTCTTGATTTTCGACACCACCCTGCGCGATGGGGAGCAATCCCCCGGTTGCAGCATGAACCTGTCGGAAAAGCTGGAGATGGCCCACGCGCTTCAGGAATTGGGCGTGGACGTTATCGAGGCGGGTTTTCCCATTGCTTCCCCAGGGGATTTCGAATCGGTACAGGCAATCGCTCGCGAAGTGCGCGGCCCGATCATCGCCGGGTTGGCCCGATGCAATAAAGCAGATATCGAAAAAGCAGCCGCGGCCATCAAAGACGCCGAAAAACCGCGTATCCACCTTTTTCTGGCCACCAGTGCCATCCATCGCGAATTCAAACTTCGCATGAGCCGCGAGGAGATCGTCAAGCGAACCATCGAAAGCGTCAAAATGGCGCGCGAGTATTGCGAGGATATTGAATTCTCACCTGAAGACGCCTCCCGTACCGAGTTGGAATTCCTGGCCGAGGTTTGCGAAAGAGCTTTGGAATGCGGGGCTACTACCCTGAACATACCGGATACCGTCGGCTACTCGGTTCCGTCGCACTACGCCGACATCATGCGCTATTTAAAGAAAAATGTGCGCGGCATCGAAAAAGCCATTCTGTCGGTCCACTGCCATAACGATCTGGGGCTGGCCGTGGCAAATAGCCTGGCCGCCCTCATGGAAGGTGCCCGACAAGTCGAATGCACCATCAACGGCATCGGTGAACGAGCGGGTAACTGCGCTCTCGAAGAAGTCGTGATGGCTTTGCAGACCCGCAAGGACTTCTTCAATCTGCAAACGGGCATCAACACTCGGTTGCTTTTCCCGACCAGCCGTAAGCTGACGACCACTACCGGCATGATGGTGCAGCGAAACAAAGCCATTGTCGGCCAGAACGCGTTCGCGCACGAAGCCGGCATCCATCAGGACGGCATGCTGAAAGAACGCTCCACCTACGAGATCATGCGGCCGGAAGATGTCGGCATTTCGAAAACCGAACTGGTGCTCGGCAAGCACAGCGGCCGTCATGCTCTGAAAGATCGCATTCAGGAACTGGGCTATCACCTGGATGATACCCAGCTTCAAAAAGTGTTCGATGCTTTCAAAATCCTGGCCGACCGCAAGAAAACGATTTACGATGCCGATATCGAAGCGTTGTGCGAAAACCTGCTGCATACCGGACATCACACCGTCTGGACCCTGGAAGCATTTACCTGCAATGCAGGCACCGGCACCCTCCCCTCAGCGGCCATAGCCCTCTGGCACTCCGATGGCGAAATAGTTCGGGAAGCGGCTTGCGGTGACGGCCCGGTCGATGCCGTTTTCACGGCCATAGACCGCATCACCAAGATCGAAGTGGAATTCCTCGATTATCGAGTTCGCAGTCTGACCATGGGCGGCGATGCGTTGGGCGAAGCGACTGTGGAGGTTTCTTACGAAGGTAAAAAGTTGTCCGGGCGGGCGGTCAGTACGGATATTGTGGAAGCCAGCGCCCTGGCTTATTTGCAGATCCTGAATCGGATTGCGTCCCGACAGGTCAATCCCCGTTTGAAACCGACGGAATCGCATATTGCCTGA